A region of Sulfurimonas sp. DNA encodes the following proteins:
- a CDS encoding FAD-binding and (Fe-S)-binding domain-containing protein — translation MLEKNYQLFYDNIIKIISDEFVFTQKLHLLAFGTDASFYRLIPKIVIKAQNSEDVANILILATKYKLSVTFRAAGTSLSGQAISDSILVVTARTFNNIRISEDKSEVSLEPSVIGADANLFLAPYLKKIGPDPASINTAMIGGIAANNASGMCCGVADNSYNTLSSMKILFYDGTLLDTSSQKSKQEFSLSHKYFLQSLDAYAKEIKADEVLKAKIIKKFKIKNTCGYSLNSFVDFDDVFEILEHLIIGSEGTLAFIKEITYKTVQDYPHKASSLVFFEDINEACKAVALLKLSSKVRVDAVELMDRKALSSVENKKGMPSYLKTLHKDVATLLIETRASNKEDLSAQIESIKELLKTAKTIQDIEFTDKEEEYSLFWKIRKGLFPAVGAAREIGTTVIIEDVAFHIEHLAEATLKLQNLFLKYNYDEALIFGHALDGNLHFVFTQNFSEKQEIDRYKKFMDEVVELVVSYDGSLKAEHGTGRNMSPFVELEWGVEAYAMMKKIKKLFDPLNILNKGVIINDDSEAHIKNLKPMPQTHELVDKCIECGFCESVCPSNVITFTPRQRIVSNREISAFKRVNKRDEALELEKEYQYAGLDTCATCSLCSTLCPVDIDTGAFTKYLREKQITSFDNKMANLITNNFSTTLKFMKVGLMAADVIHSIIGTNLMRKIPKWLPTLSKPISIDANRPSIKSQNKVVYFPSCVSRTMGDTLFDVTFSLLEKAGYEVILPKNLENLCCGMPFSSKGFSSQAKMKARELENSLKIATKDGEYPLLCDTSPCTKKMIESFKGNLKLYEPIEFSLEFLVPKLKITKVDEPIVIHSTCSTRKMGLHSKFIELAKLCSNEVIIPKDIKCCGFAGDRGFNFPELNKSALRTLKEQISQATKLAYSTSKTCEIGLSEHSEIDYNSILYLVHRCSK, via the coding sequence ATGTTAGAAAAAAATTATCAACTTTTTTACGACAATATTATAAAAATAATTTCTGATGAGTTTGTCTTTACACAGAAATTGCATCTACTCGCCTTCGGCACAGATGCTTCCTTTTATAGGCTTATACCAAAGATAGTTATCAAGGCTCAAAATAGTGAAGATGTTGCTAATATTTTAATATTAGCAACAAAGTACAAACTAAGTGTGACCTTTAGAGCTGCTGGAACATCTCTTAGTGGTCAGGCAATAAGTGATTCTATACTTGTTGTAACTGCACGAACTTTTAATAATATTAGAATTAGCGAAGACAAATCAGAAGTGAGTTTAGAACCTTCAGTCATAGGTGCAGATGCAAATCTTTTCTTAGCGCCGTATCTTAAAAAAATAGGTCCAGACCCAGCAAGTATAAATACAGCGATGATAGGTGGAATAGCTGCAAATAATGCAAGTGGAATGTGTTGTGGTGTAGCTGATAACTCATACAATACTCTTAGTAGCATGAAGATTCTTTTTTATGATGGAACTCTTTTAGATACTTCATCTCAAAAGAGTAAGCAAGAGTTCTCTTTATCCCATAAATATTTTTTACAAAGCCTAGATGCTTACGCAAAAGAGATAAAAGCAGATGAAGTTTTAAAAGCAAAAATCATCAAAAAGTTTAAAATAAAAAATACTTGTGGATATTCTCTTAATTCTTTTGTAGATTTTGATGATGTTTTTGAAATCTTAGAGCATCTAATCATCGGAAGTGAAGGAACTTTAGCTTTTATAAAAGAAATAACTTATAAAACTGTACAAGATTATCCTCACAAAGCTAGTTCTTTAGTCTTTTTTGAAGATATAAATGAAGCTTGTAAAGCAGTTGCTTTGTTAAAACTTTCTTCAAAGGTAAGAGTAGATGCTGTTGAGTTGATGGATAGAAAAGCTTTGAGTAGTGTTGAGAACAAAAAAGGAATGCCCTCTTATTTAAAAACACTTCATAAAGATGTAGCGACACTTTTAATAGAAACAAGAGCATCTAACAAAGAAGATTTGTCAGCTCAAATAGAATCTATAAAAGAGCTACTAAAAACTGCAAAAACAATTCAAGATATAGAATTTACAGATAAAGAAGAAGAATACTCTCTTTTTTGGAAGATAAGAAAGGGTCTGTTTCCTGCTGTAGGAGCGGCAAGAGAGATTGGTACTACTGTAATTATAGAAGATGTTGCTTTTCATATTGAGCATCTAGCAGAGGCAACTTTGAAGCTTCAAAATCTTTTTTTAAAATACAACTATGATGAAGCTTTGATATTTGGTCATGCCCTAGATGGAAACCTTCACTTTGTTTTTACACAAAATTTTTCAGAAAAACAAGAGATAGATAGATATAAAAAATTCATGGACGAAGTGGTAGAACTTGTAGTTAGTTACGATGGAAGTTTAAAAGCAGAACATGGAACAGGTAGAAATATGTCACCATTTGTTGAGTTAGAGTGGGGAGTGGAAGCTTATGCAATGATGAAAAAAATAAAAAAACTTTTTGATCCTTTAAATATTTTAAATAAGGGAGTTATTATAAATGATGACTCCGAAGCACATATAAAAAATCTTAAACCGATGCCCCAAACTCATGAGTTAGTAGATAAATGTATAGAGTGTGGTTTTTGTGAGAGTGTCTGTCCATCTAATGTAATCACTTTTACTCCAAGACAAAGAATAGTATCAAATAGAGAGATAAGTGCTTTTAAGCGTGTAAATAAGCGTGATGAAGCATTAGAACTTGAAAAAGAGTACCAATATGCTGGTTTAGACACTTGTGCCACCTGTTCGCTTTGCTCGACTCTTTGTCCTGTTGATATCGATACGGGTGCATTTACAAAATATTTAAGAGAAAAACAGATAACTAGCTTTGATAACAAAATGGCAAATCTAATAACAAATAATTTTTCTACTACCTTAAAGTTTATGAAAGTAGGGCTAATGGCAGCAGATGTCATTCACTCTATAATCGGTACAAATCTTATGAGAAAAATCCCAAAATGGTTGCCAACTCTTTCAAAACCAATAAGTATAGATGCCAATAGGCCTAGTATCAAAAGTCAAAACAAAGTAGTCTATTTTCCATCTTGTGTAAGTAGAACAATGGGTGATACTTTGTTTGATGTTACTTTTTCTCTACTAGAAAAAGCTGGTTATGAAGTAATATTGCCAAAAAATTTAGAAAATCTTTGCTGTGGTATGCCATTTTCTAGTAAAGGTTTTAGTTCTCAAGCAAAGATGAAAGCTAGGGAGTTAGAAAATAGTTTGAAAATTGCTACTAAAGATGGAGAATATCCTTTACTTTGTGACACAAGTCCTTGTACGAAAAAAATGATAGAGAGTTTTAAAGGTAATTTAAAACTATATGAACCAATAGAGTTTAGTTTAGAATTTTTAGTACCAAAGCTAAAAATAACTAAAGTTGATGAGCCTATTGTAATTCACTCAACTTGTAGTACTCGAAAGATGGGACTTCACTCTAAGTTTATAGAACTTGCAAAATTATGCTCAAATGAGGTAATAATTCCAAAAGATATAAAATGTTGTGGTTTTGCAGGAGATAGAGGATTTAATTTTCCTGAGTTAAATAAGTCTGCACTTAGAACTTTAAAAGAGCAAATCTCACAAGCTACTAAACTTGCCTACTCAACAAGTAAAACTTGTGAAATTGGGCTTAGTGAGCATAGTGAGATAGACTATAATTCTATACTTTACTTAGTGCATAGATGCTCTAAGTAA
- a CDS encoding pitrilysin family protein, whose product MKYLLILTLIIGTLMASSLPTYETKTLKNGLQIVVIPLKNSTNVISTDIFYKVGSRNEIMGKTGIAHMLEHMNFKSTKNLPAGEFDKEVKSIGGVNNASTSFDYTHYYIKSSTDNLNKSLTLYAELMQNLNLKDEEFQPERDVVAEERRWRTENSPLGYLYFALFNNAYVYHPYHWTPIGFMNDIQTWTIDDIKDFHKIYYQPSNAILMVTGDVEAKEVFKKAKKAFGGIKNKAKIPKFKFVEPEQDGPKRVTIYRDSEVEMLAITFHIPDFKDKDQVTLNVISEILFSGKSSRLYKELVDKKRLVNSIYAYNMENIDPGLFIFLATCNPDVKAEDVEKELISQIELMKSTKVTKAEIDKVKINTKADFVYSLESSTSVANLFGSYLVRGDLTPLLEYEEDIKKVTAKKVQDAAKKYFNFNKSTTLILKKGE is encoded by the coding sequence ATGAAATACTTACTAATACTTACACTAATTATAGGAACACTAATGGCATCTTCATTACCAACATACGAAACAAAAACTTTAAAAAATGGTTTACAAATAGTTGTAATTCCTTTAAAAAACTCTACGAATGTTATATCTACTGACATCTTTTACAAGGTTGGAAGTAGAAACGAGATTATGGGTAAAACAGGGATTGCTCATATGTTAGAGCATATGAACTTTAAATCTACAAAAAACTTACCAGCTGGAGAGTTTGACAAAGAAGTTAAAAGCATAGGTGGCGTAAACAATGCATCTACAAGTTTTGACTATACTCACTACTACATAAAATCAAGTACAGATAATCTTAATAAGTCTCTAACTCTATATGCTGAACTTATGCAAAATCTAAATCTTAAAGATGAAGAGTTTCAACCAGAACGCGATGTGGTTGCAGAAGAGCGACGCTGGAGAACAGAAAACTCTCCACTAGGTTATCTTTACTTTGCACTTTTTAATAACGCTTATGTTTATCATCCTTACCATTGGACGCCTATTGGTTTTATGAATGATATACAAACTTGGACTATTGATGATATAAAAGATTTTCATAAAATTTACTACCAACCAAGCAATGCAATTTTAATGGTTACAGGAGATGTTGAGGCAAAAGAAGTTTTCAAGAAGGCGAAAAAAGCTTTTGGAGGCATCAAAAACAAAGCTAAAATACCAAAATTTAAATTTGTAGAGCCTGAGCAAGATGGACCCAAAAGAGTAACTATTTACAGAGATAGTGAAGTAGAAATGCTAGCTATTACTTTTCATATTCCTGATTTTAAAGACAAAGACCAAGTAACTCTAAATGTAATCTCTGAAATTCTTTTTTCTGGAAAAAGTTCAAGACTTTACAAAGAGTTAGTTGATAAAAAACGCCTTGTAAACTCTATATATGCTTATAATATGGAAAATATTGACCCAGGTCTTTTTATATTTTTAGCAACTTGTAACCCTGATGTAAAAGCTGAAGATGTTGAAAAAGAGCTAATATCGCAAATAGAACTGATGAAAAGTACAAAAGTAACAAAAGCTGAAATTGACAAAGTAAAAATCAACACAAAAGCAGATTTCGTCTACTCTCTTGAAAGTTCAACTTCTGTTGCAAATCTATTTGGAAGTTATTTAGTTCGTGGAGATTTAACACCTCTTTTAGAGTATGAAGAAGATATTAAAAAAGTAACAGCTAAGAAAGTTCAAGATGCAGCTAAAAAATATTTTAACTTTAACAAATCTACAACCCTTATTTTAAAAAAAGGTGAGTAA
- a CDS encoding quinone-dependent dihydroorotate dehydrogenase, which yields MINYEAIKPWLFKLEPEDAHHLAECVLRLTNLCEIPFKPFLKSHFVDNSVLTQELFGRTFSNPVGLGAGFDKNATMIKGIRTLGFGFTEIGTVTPKPQEGNPKPRMFRHIEEKSIQNAMGFNNHGAPKIVNMLKQRFPYETPIGINIGKNKTTPDDQAINDYISLIDTFNGWGDYFVINISSPNTPGLRDLQNEEFISELFTQAKKLTKMPILLKIAPDMEIKDAVALTKMAVEKGADGIIATNTTVDYSLVKEPKKIGGISGAVLKEKSFKIFEAIAKELYGKTVLISVGGIDSAEEAYKRIKAGASLVQILSGLVFHGPDMIMNINNELTKLIKADGYKNITEAIGADRKA from the coding sequence ATGATAAATTATGAAGCAATAAAACCTTGGCTTTTTAAACTAGAACCCGAAGATGCACATCATTTAGCAGAGTGTGTACTTAGACTTACAAACCTTTGTGAAATCCCATTTAAACCATTTTTAAAATCTCATTTTGTGGATAACAGTGTCTTAACTCAAGAACTTTTTGGTCGTACATTTTCTAACCCTGTTGGACTTGGAGCTGGGTTTGATAAAAATGCAACTATGATAAAAGGTATCAGAACATTAGGTTTTGGTTTTACAGAAATTGGAACGGTAACACCAAAACCACAAGAGGGAAATCCAAAACCAAGAATGTTCCGTCATATTGAAGAAAAATCTATTCAAAATGCTATGGGTTTTAACAATCATGGTGCTCCAAAAATTGTTAATATGTTAAAGCAAAGGTTTCCTTACGAGACTCCGATTGGTATAAATATCGGGAAGAACAAAACAACTCCTGATGATCAAGCTATAAATGATTACATCTCACTTATCGATACTTTTAACGGCTGGGGAGATTACTTTGTTATAAATATCTCATCTCCAAATACCCCTGGTTTAAGAGATTTACAAAATGAAGAGTTTATATCAGAACTATTCACACAAGCTAAAAAACTAACCAAAATGCCAATCCTTTTAAAAATTGCCCCCGATATGGAAATAAAAGATGCTGTAGCACTTACTAAAATGGCAGTTGAAAAAGGTGCAGATGGAATCATTGCGACAAATACAACCGTAGATTATTCACTAGTAAAAGAGCCTAAAAAAATTGGCGGTATAAGTGGAGCAGTTTTAAAAGAGAAAAGTTTTAAAATATTTGAAGCAATCGCAAAAGAACTTTATGGAAAAACTGTGCTTATTTCAGTTGGTGGAATTGACTCAGCAGAAGAAGCATACAAACGCATAAAAGCAGGTGCATCTCTTGTTCAAATCCTTAGCGGACTTGTATTTCATGGTCCAGATATGATTATGAATATAAATAATGAGTTAACAAAACTTATAAAAGCAGATGGCTATAAAAACATAACTGAAGCCATCGGGGCAGATAGAAAAGCATGA
- a CDS encoding DUF4197 domain-containing protein produces MLNKFILVLFFCSSVLFSFDFGSFMSDVVKSVSEPTTSFSSKSTLSSDTISNGLKEALNVGAKYAVKELGKKDGYLSNASVKIPLPKSIKKAKDIIRGFGGDKYVDDFIKSMNSAATDAAPKTIGIFLHAIQKMTIDDARTILSGNEDGATEYFKTHTTNSLTKLILPIIKKTMETNNVTAYYKKANSFYKSDIKSRAVEYGIGSFLPKENDENLDEYVTSKAIEGLFKIIAQKETEIRKDPLAQTTSLLKKVFGN; encoded by the coding sequence ATGTTAAATAAATTTATATTAGTTTTATTTTTTTGCTCAAGTGTACTTTTTAGTTTTGATTTTGGAAGTTTTATGAGTGATGTCGTTAAGAGTGTTTCAGAACCAACTACATCTTTTTCTTCAAAAAGCACACTAAGTAGTGATACTATCTCTAATGGACTTAAAGAAGCCCTTAATGTAGGAGCAAAGTATGCAGTAAAAGAACTTGGTAAAAAAGATGGTTATCTTAGTAATGCATCTGTGAAAATTCCACTTCCAAAAAGTATAAAAAAAGCAAAAGATATCATACGCGGTTTTGGTGGAGATAAGTATGTAGATGATTTTATAAAGTCAATGAATTCTGCGGCAACAGATGCTGCACCTAAAACAATAGGTATATTTTTACATGCTATACAAAAAATGACAATCGATGATGCAAGAACAATCTTATCTGGCAATGAAGATGGAGCAACTGAGTATTTTAAAACACACACAACTAACTCTTTAACTAAGTTAATACTGCCTATTATTAAAAAAACTATGGAAACAAATAATGTAACGGCTTATTATAAAAAAGCAAATAGTTTTTATAAGTCAGATATAAAGAGTAGAGCAGTAGAATACGGTATAGGTTCATTCTTACCAAAAGAGAATGATGAAAATTTAGATGAATATGTAACTTCAAAAGCGATAGAGGGGTTGTTCAAAATAATAGCTCAAAAAGAGACAGAGATAAGAAAAGACCCTCTTGCTCAAACAACATCACTTTTGAAAAAAGTATTTGGAAACTAA
- a CDS encoding diguanylate cyclase: MKKIIFIVLLLIISIHAHTVSLTQKEKTFLKKHPTIVLGTGDNWDPYIMKDVNGKMVGYDNDILNRVNKATGANFIQVTGNWAEMQTKAKNKEIDGLSTIAVSQERKKWFNFSNIYISLEKMVLVKHRNPKNIKSNKDLDGKTIVINKGNLVDARIAKKFKNSKIIFKNSIKQMLNEVIYGEADATFGNGSTSYMLSKMGLPYLDFAYPLKHKLDLVFSIRKDWPKAISILNKGLSTISHHERIRLKQKWFFITPDVKVKELTLKEKKYLKNKKQITMCIDPAWMPFESVNNGKYIGISASYFKIFKKEIGIPIKLIDTHNWTQSLEFAKERKCDILSLTMQTKENSKYLNFSKKYLEAPIGLATNKNISFIDNFNGLKDVKIGIVKDYGIAEIIKVKYPDITIIEVQNITDGFQQVQSGEIFGFIDTIPVISNELQANYSNNLKITGKFNITLKLGVGVRNDDLILLNIFNKIIENLTPKIKQNILNKHIPIKYEQEFDYSFFIKIFAIFTLVSIFSLYRYIILQTYNKKLAIQLKIINKNVLISSSDKKGIITDISEALSKLSGYKKEELIGKHTSTLRHPDTPTTTFINLHKSIIKGKKWEGEIKNLKKDGSHYWVYVTITPILDANNQLNGNHAISQDITTKKQLEKLSITDTLTQIPNRLYLDNNYECEQKRSIRYNNNLSIMLIDIDFFKKINDTYGHKIGDNILIEFANILNNSKRNVDILGRWGGEEFLIICPETNLKETEIFAQKIRKNIENFSFREIGYLTCSIGVAQYDKNDKKEDTFMRADKALYEAKNNGRNKVIAL, from the coding sequence ATGAAAAAAATTATTTTTATTGTTTTATTATTAATTATTTCTATCCATGCACATACAGTATCTCTCACACAAAAAGAAAAAACTTTTTTAAAAAAACATCCTACAATAGTTTTAGGGACTGGAGATAATTGGGATCCTTATATCATGAAAGATGTAAATGGTAAAATGGTTGGCTACGATAATGATATTTTAAACCGCGTAAATAAAGCTACTGGAGCAAACTTTATTCAAGTTACAGGAAACTGGGCAGAGATGCAGACAAAAGCAAAAAACAAAGAAATTGATGGTCTTAGTACTATAGCCGTATCTCAAGAGAGAAAAAAATGGTTTAATTTTTCAAATATTTATATTTCTTTAGAGAAAATGGTACTAGTAAAACATAGGAATCCTAAAAATATAAAATCTAACAAAGATTTAGATGGCAAAACTATTGTTATAAACAAAGGAAATCTTGTTGATGCAAGAATCGCAAAAAAGTTTAAAAATTCAAAAATTATATTTAAAAATAGTATAAAACAAATGCTAAATGAAGTTATATATGGAGAAGCAGATGCTACCTTTGGAAATGGCTCAACAAGTTATATGCTCAGTAAAATGGGACTTCCTTACCTAGACTTTGCTTATCCACTTAAACATAAATTAGACTTGGTTTTTAGCATAAGAAAAGATTGGCCAAAAGCCATAAGTATTTTAAACAAAGGATTATCAACTATCTCTCATCATGAAAGAATAAGACTAAAGCAAAAATGGTTTTTTATAACTCCAGATGTAAAAGTAAAAGAACTAACTCTAAAAGAAAAAAAATATCTAAAAAATAAAAAACAAATTACTATGTGCATAGATCCTGCGTGGATGCCATTTGAAAGTGTAAATAATGGAAAATATATTGGGATATCTGCTTCTTACTTTAAAATATTTAAAAAAGAAATAGGCATACCCATAAAATTGATTGATACACATAACTGGACACAGTCACTAGAATTTGCAAAAGAAAGAAAGTGCGACATCTTATCTTTAACAATGCAAACAAAAGAAAATAGTAAATATTTGAATTTTTCTAAAAAATATTTAGAAGCACCAATAGGACTTGCAACAAATAAAAACATATCATTTATAGATAATTTCAATGGCTTAAAGGATGTAAAAATCGGTATTGTGAAAGATTACGGCATTGCCGAAATAATAAAAGTAAAATATCCAGATATAACTATAATAGAAGTACAAAACATTACAGATGGTTTTCAGCAAGTACAAAGCGGAGAAATATTTGGATTTATAGACACTATACCTGTTATTTCAAATGAACTTCAAGCGAACTATTCAAACAACCTAAAAATTACTGGTAAATTTAATATTACTCTAAAATTAGGAGTTGGTGTAAGAAATGATGACTTGATTCTTTTAAATATTTTTAACAAAATCATAGAAAACTTAACACCTAAAATAAAGCAAAATATTTTAAATAAACATATCCCAATAAAATATGAACAAGAATTTGACTACTCTTTTTTTATTAAAATTTTTGCTATTTTTACACTTGTATCTATATTTTCATTGTACAGATATATAATATTACAAACTTATAACAAAAAACTAGCGATACAATTAAAAATTATAAATAAAAATGTTCTAATTTCATCAAGTGATAAAAAAGGTATAATTACTGATATTAGTGAAGCGCTATCGAAACTATCTGGCTACAAAAAAGAAGAGTTAATAGGAAAACACACCAGTACCTTAAGACATCCAGACACACCTACCACTACATTTATTAACTTACACAAAAGTATCATTAAAGGAAAAAAATGGGAAGGAGAAATTAAAAACTTAAAAAAAGATGGAAGTCATTACTGGGTATATGTGACAATTACTCCTATCCTTGATGCAAATAATCAACTTAATGGAAATCATGCGATAAGCCAAGATATTACAACTAAAAAACAATTAGAAAAACTTTCAATAACTGATACATTAACGCAAATACCAAATAGGCTATATCTTGATAACAACTATGAATGCGAACAAAAACGCTCTATTAGATATAATAATAATCTATCTATTATGCTTATAGATATAGATTTTTTTAAGAAAATCAATGATACTTATGGACATAAAATTGGAGATAATATCTTAATTGAATTTGCAAATATTTTGAATAATAGTAAAAGAAATGTCGATATTTTAGGACGCTGGGGAGGAGAAGAGTTTTTAATTATCTGCCCTGAAACAAATCTAAAAGAAACTGAAATCTTTGCTCAAAAGATACGAAAAAATATTGAAAACTTTAGTTTTAGAGAGATAGGCTATTTAACTTGTAGTATTGGAGTAGCCCAATACGATAAAAATGATAAGAAAGAAGACACCTTCATGAGAGCGGATAAAGCACTCTATGAAGCTAAAAATAATGGAAGAAACAAAGTTATTGCTTTATAG